The genomic region GCCTCAGCGGCGTCACGGCCGCGACGCCCGGCACGCCCCGCAACACGGCCTCGGCCCGCTCCGGCTCCGCGGCGACCTCCACAAACAGCGTCTCTCCGCTCTCCAGGGCGCGGGCGAGGCTCTCCGGCCGGTCCTCCGCCACGACGCGCCCCTCGTGGAGGATCACGACGCGTTCGCACAGGGCCTGGACCTCGGAGAGGATGTGGCTCGAGAACACGATGGTGTGGTCGCGCGCGAGCGCGCGGATCGTCTCCCGCATCTCGCTCACCTGGCGCGGGTCCAGGCCGACCGTCGGCTCGTCCAGCACCAGCACGTCCGGATCGTGCACGACGGCCTGGGCCAGGCCGACGCGCTGCCGGTACCCGCGCGAGAGCCGGCCGATGAGGCGCCCGGCGACGTCGCCCAGGTTGAAGCGCTCCAGCGCGGCGTCCACCTTCGCCGCCCGGCTTCGAGCCGGCACGTCCCGCAGCGCGGCGACGAACTGCAGGTACCCGCGCACCGTCATCTCCGGGTACAGGGGCGGGTTGTCCGGCATGTAACCGATGCGCCGCCGCGCCTCGAACGGCTCCTCCTCGACATCGTGCCCGTCGACGAGGATCCGGCCCTCGGAGGGCGGCAGGTAGCCGGTCAGCATGCGCAGCGTCGTCGTCTTGCCCGCGCCGTTGGGCCCGAGCAGCCCCACGATCTCGCCGCGCCGCACCTCGAAGCTGACGTCCTCGACGCCCCGTCGCGGTCCGTATCGCTTCGTGACGCGCTCGAAACGGATCAAGCGTCAGTCCCTCCCGACCGGCCAGTTTGAAACGAGAATGTCAACAAAATGAAAACCGACAGGATTCGTGTTGGCAGAACCGATAGAATTTTCATGGACAGGTTTGAAAGGGGAGAGTGCGCGATGGCACTGGAGGTCAAGTGGATCGGCCACGCCACGTTCGAACTGCGCACGGCGTCCGGCCGCAGGATCGTCATCGACCCATGGTACACCGGCAGCCCGGTGGCCAAGGACCC from Clostridia bacterium harbors:
- a CDS encoding ABC transporter ATP-binding protein, which encodes MIRFERVTKRYGPRRGVEDVSFEVRRGEIVGLLGPNGAGKTTTLRMLTGYLPPSEGRILVDGHDVEEEPFEARRRIGYMPDNPPLYPEMTVRGYLQFVAALRDVPARSRAAKVDAALERFNLGDVAGRLIGRLSRGYRQRVGLAQAVVHDPDVLVLDEPTVGLDPRQVSEMRETIRALARDHTIVFSSHILSEVQALCERVVILHEGRVVAEDRPESLARALESGETLFVEVAAEPERAEAVLRGVPGVAAVTPLRPRAAGAAGPAGAAFRLQAEPGRDVREALFYRLADARMPLLALQRDTMSLEEVFLKLTQEEEANARG